A single genomic interval of Alistipes provencensis harbors:
- a CDS encoding site-specific integrase, protein MERTTFGMTFYIRRTKLDKTGKAPVFMRITVNGQRADASIKYHIPLRLWCTAKGRAVENSKEGKELNRLLDAISFNITQVRRQLESEGQEISASAVLLRYLGKDAPQRHSLIEVFKEHNEKCRALSGIDFSPTTVQRYDSLLRITQEFLNRQDGKTDFYLDELPERLVEDYEFYMKIHRKCAHNTVMKNLKNFKKIIRIAMTNGWLKKDPFREKHIHMEKVERAFLEKHEFLQVLNKQIDIPRIGQIRDIFCFCCLTGLAFADVQQLKPEHIVKDINGMEWIRKARQKTKNMCNIPLLEEARKILNRYKAHPYCQAHSVLLPVCSNQKMNMYLKELADICGIQKHLSTHTARHTFATLTLASGATIDNVAKMLGRTNTNMTRHYARILDSSIMRDMQIVAKNIAM, encoded by the coding sequence ATGGAAAGAACAACATTCGGTATGACGTTCTATATTCGTAGAACGAAATTAGACAAGACCGGTAAGGCTCCGGTCTTCATGCGAATTACGGTAAACGGACAACGGGCGGATGCGAGTATAAAATACCACATTCCGCTACGACTTTGGTGTACTGCAAAAGGACGGGCCGTAGAAAACAGCAAGGAAGGCAAGGAACTCAATCGCTTGTTGGATGCAATTTCTTTTAATATCACGCAGGTCAGAAGACAATTGGAGTCCGAAGGACAGGAGATATCAGCATCGGCCGTCCTACTCCGCTATCTGGGTAAGGATGCTCCTCAGCGACATTCATTAATAGAGGTATTTAAAGAGCATAATGAAAAATGCCGGGCGTTGTCCGGAATTGATTTTTCACCCACAACCGTCCAACGATACGACAGTCTTTTGCGTATTACACAAGAATTTTTAAACCGACAGGACGGGAAAACGGATTTTTATCTGGATGAGTTACCCGAACGGTTAGTAGAGGATTACGAATTCTACATGAAGATTCACCGGAAATGCGCTCATAATACAGTGATGAAGAATCTCAAAAACTTCAAAAAAATCATACGCATAGCCATGACAAACGGATGGTTGAAAAAAGATCCGTTCAGGGAAAAGCATATCCATATGGAAAAGGTCGAACGGGCTTTCTTGGAAAAACACGAATTCCTGCAGGTGTTGAATAAACAGATCGACATTCCACGGATTGGTCAGATTCGGGATATCTTCTGTTTCTGCTGCCTGACAGGATTAGCCTTTGCGGATGTACAACAATTGAAGCCGGAACATATTGTCAAGGATATCAACGGAATGGAATGGATTCGAAAGGCGCGGCAGAAAACCAAAAACATGTGTAACATTCCCTTGCTGGAGGAAGCTCGAAAGATTCTGAACCGCTACAAAGCACATCCCTATTGTCAGGCGCACAGCGTGCTTCTCCCCGTGTGCAGCAATCAGAAGATGAATATGTATCTGAAGGAACTGGCGGACATATGCGGTATCCAAAAACACCTGTCAACACACACTGCACGCCACACATTCGCAACGCTGACTCTCGCCAGCGGCGCCACAATCGACAATGTGGCCAAAATGCTCGGACGTACCAATACCAACATGACAAGACATTACGCACGCATTTTGGACTCTTCGATCATGAGGGACATGCAAATCGTAGCAAAAAATATCGCCATGTAG
- a CDS encoding DUF3822 family protein: MSIQRSLDGHSFSVPALSDVPAGHDPVQVELLLPRTMLVPAELFDEEHAAELLAANGMPPAADECAVCCGREEDYAAVAAINREALRLVQAKLGNRARFTTPLLRTPRNATKTVWMCRRAELLYIKVYDGGSLQLAEVVPAETDADLAYFFERLNGCFPLAEFELRITGDAPKAARKLLGKRFKQAICE, translated from the coding sequence GTGTCCATTCAGCGATCGTTGGATGGACACTCTTTTTCGGTCCCTGCACTGTCGGACGTACCCGCGGGCCACGATCCCGTGCAGGTAGAGCTGCTGCTGCCCCGCACGATGCTCGTCCCCGCGGAGCTGTTCGACGAGGAGCACGCCGCAGAGCTGCTTGCGGCGAACGGTATGCCCCCGGCGGCGGACGAATGCGCCGTATGCTGCGGCCGGGAGGAGGATTATGCGGCCGTCGCGGCGATAAACCGCGAAGCCCTGCGGCTGGTACAGGCGAAACTGGGCAACCGGGCCCGCTTCACCACCCCGCTGCTCCGCACGCCGCGCAATGCGACCAAAACCGTATGGATGTGCCGCCGCGCAGAGCTGCTATATATAAAGGTATACGACGGCGGATCCCTGCAACTGGCCGAGGTGGTGCCCGCGGAGACGGATGCCGACCTCGCCTACTTCTTCGAGCGGCTGAACGGCTGTTTCCCGCTGGCGGAGTTCGAGCTGCGTATCACGGGCGATGCTCCCAAAGCGGCGCGCAAACTGCTGGGAAAACGTTTCAAACAGGCGATATGCGAATAG
- a CDS encoding RsmD family RNA methyltransferase, which translates to MRIVSGKYKGRAINPPRNLRARPTTDFAKENLFNVLGNMVDFEECDVLDLFAGTGSISYEFASRGARSVTSVEINAVHYNFIRQTAAQLEIENLYPVKANVFLYLKSCPKQFDLIFSDAPYDLEGSEQVVKLVLEGDLLRPGGILVFEHSKKMDFSAYPEFWQLRSYGSVQFSFFKKP; encoded by the coding sequence ATGCGAATAGTAAGCGGAAAATACAAGGGCCGGGCGATCAATCCGCCCCGGAACCTGCGGGCGCGGCCGACGACCGATTTCGCCAAAGAGAACCTCTTCAACGTGCTGGGCAACATGGTGGATTTCGAGGAGTGCGACGTGCTCGACCTCTTCGCCGGCACGGGGTCGATCAGCTATGAATTCGCGTCACGCGGGGCGCGGAGCGTCACCTCCGTGGAGATCAATGCCGTCCATTACAATTTCATCCGGCAGACTGCCGCGCAACTGGAGATCGAGAACCTATACCCGGTGAAAGCCAATGTGTTTCTCTACCTGAAAAGTTGTCCCAAACAGTTCGACCTCATTTTTTCGGACGCCCCCTACGATCTGGAGGGCAGCGAACAGGTCGTGAAACTGGTCCTCGAGGGAGACCTGCTTCGCCCGGGCGGCATTCTCGTCTTCGAACACTCGAAAAAAATGGATTTTTCGGCTTATCCCGAGTTCTGGCAATTAAGGAGTTACGGCAGCGTGCAATTTTCTTTCTTCAAAAAGCCGTAA